TCTCCTCCAGCTGAAAATCCTAAAGAAACAATTCTGTTAGGATCAACATTGTATTTCGAAGCATTTTCCCTTACCCAACGAATTGAAGCTTTTATGTCATAAACTCCCGCAGGAAAAAGAGCTTCTGTCGAAAGTCGGTATTCCGGTGTAAAACAGACGTAGCCTAAACTGGCCAGTTTCTGCGCCATTTGATGATGCTGTTCTTTACTGCCCGAACGCCATCCGCCACCATGAATAATGATAATCGCTGTTTGTTTTTCTTTTTTATTTTTATTGAAAAAAACATCAAGTTTCATTTTACGTTTTCCGTAACTCTGATACACAATATTATTTTTCTGCTCCACAAAATCAAAATGCATTTCGGGAACCAAAGCGGTATTTGGGAAATATTTTAATGTCTTTTTGAAAGCACTTTTATTATTGAAGGAAGTATCTCTGACTTGAGTAATTCCCTTCAAATACTGTGCATCCATCTTTTGAAACAATAAGATGAAAACCCCAATAAATACTGCTTTTAATTTTCTGTTTTGAATTATTATCATTTCTATTAATTAAATATCGTTACGCTTTTTTTTACCATTAAGATATTAAGAGAGTTAAGCTAAGCTTTGTGTTAAACCTTAACTGGCTTAATCTCTTAATGGTAAGAAGAAAATTAAGCACTCTAGTTGTTGTACCATTAAGATATTTAGAGAGTCAAGCTAAGCTTTGTGCTAAACCTTAATTAACTTAATTTCTTAATGGTAAGAAGAAAATTAAGCTTTGTGTTAAAACTTAATTACCTTAATCTCTTAATGGTAAAAAACTCAATTCGGTTTCCAATCTTTAAAAATCGCTTTTATTGCATAATCCTTTTTGAATTGTTCCGATGAAAGCTGATGCGACCAGCTTACTCTCGCTTCTGTATTTGCTCCTTTTCCTGTGGATTGATATTCGGCATAAAAAGCTGTTTTCTCAGCTTCATGTTTTCCCCAATTATGCCAACCCAAAGGTTTTATGTGTGAACCCATTTCGCATTTTATAAATACCGTTCGGGCATAATTTCTCCAGGGTCTTCCTAAGAAATAAGAACTATCTCCCGAATTCGTTGTTAGCTTACAGTTTAGAAATACAAATCCGTATGGGTTTGATTCTGGTGTGTTTGCGGCCGTGATATAAGAACCTCCTTTTTTAGCGAAGATTTCGCATTGATCAAATATCACTGTCGAACCTCCGAAAATAAAATCGGTTGTTCCTTCGATATAACAATTCTTATAGTATTGTCTGCTGTTACTTTCTCTTGGATATAAAGTATCCTGAAAACCTAAGAATTTACAGTTATCAAAAATCACTCGATCTCCATCAATTCGAACTGCAACGGCTTGTCCAACTGGCCCTGATGCATTTTCAAAAGTGATATTCTGGGCTTTAAAATCATTTCCGGTAATAACAAAACTAGCTGAACCGGAAGTTCCAATTGTCCCGCCTGCTCCATTTGACTTGGAAGCATAATCATCATAAGTCAGAATTACTTTTTCTTTGCTTTCTCCAATTATAGTAATGTTGTTTTTATCTAAAGGCAATTCTAACTTTTCTTTGTAAATGCCGTTTTTTACGAAGATTTTGGTTTCAGTTGTTTTCAATGAAGGAACTGAATTAAATGCTTCCTGAACGGTTTTGAAATTTCCAGTTCCATTGACATCTACGACAATATCATATTTAGATTTTACATCGTCTGTCTTTTCTTTATACTGAATTTCGTTAGAATTTCCATTTAAAGAAAAATTGACAAAGAAAACTACCGTCGCTAAAAAGTTTAAAATCATCATTTTGCTATTCTTGATTATTACTCTTTTGAAAATATTTAAAACACATAGAAACATAGATTTTGCAACCTTGAAAAAGGCGTTTCACTTATTTAAATGCACATAGTTGGCTATGTGAAAGAAATATGTTTCTCTCTTGCATTCTTTATTGCACTAAAAGTCTATGTTTCTATTTGTTTAAGATTATTCAGCTTAATTAATTTTCACTTCATTTTTAACCGCTTCTAAGACTTTTACGTCTTTATCCCATACCATTTTCTTGCCTTCGCTATTTAATGTGATGTCTTTTGTGGCAGTTCCACCAACCCAGAACATTTGGTTTTCGCCTGTTGATTTAAAGCCTTCAATATTTACGTTTTGACTGTTTGAAAAACTCACAGCAATTCCAGGTTTATCTAGTCTTAAATCCAAACCTTTAAAGTCGATTTTACTGGTATAATTCATTTGAATACCAACATCTGCGCGAATAATCATATTCTCGAACTGAATATTTGCAACAGGCATTTCCGGAATTCCCATAATTTTCATTGCCTGAGAGGCTCCGTTTACATAAATGTTTTTGAAGTACATATTCTTAAATGCAGGCGTTTCTTCAGAAACTGGTTCTTTTGCCACTGCTACTTCTCCTGTCTCTTTATCCTCTGTCAGTGATTTTCCGAAATAATACAAGTTGAAATTGATGGCATCTGTTGGAATATTGTTCATTCGGATATCTTCCATCCAAATATTTTCAACAACTCCGCCACGTCCTCGAACAGATTTAAAACGAAGTCCGCAGTCTGTTCCGTTAAACGTTAGGTTTTTGGCATAAATATTTTTAACTCCTCCCGACATTTCACTTCCAATCGTAAAACCGCCGTGTGCGTGATACACTACACAATCGGTAATGACGAAGAATTCAGTTGGTTTTCCACGGTCTCTGCCTTCTTTGTCTTTTCCTGATTTAATGCAAATTGCATCGTCTCCAACATCAAAACGGCAATTGGTTACCGATCCGATTCGGCAGGATTCTAAATCCAATCCATCGCCATTCTGAGAATACCACGGATTTCTAATCGTTAAGTTGCGTAAAGTAAGATGTTCGCACATTAACGGATTGACATTCCATGCAGGAGAATTTTGAAACGTAACGCCGTCTAAAAGCAGTTTTTTACAATTTACAAAATTGACCATAACCGGACGAAGTGCTTCTTTATAAGGCTCCATATTTTCTACTGTCTGTTTTTTAGGCAGTTTATCTTTTTCTTCATTCCCCAAATAAGCTCCTTTTGACGGATACCAGATTTTACCGTCTTTGGATAAAACACCACCCGATTTTACCAGTTCATCCCATTGTCCGGCAGTCATTTTTCCAATTTTAACCGGTCTCCATTTAGCGCCGTTTCCATCAAAAATTCCTTCGCCTGTAATGGCTATATTTTCTAAATCGATTCCCATAATCGGCGATTCACAACTAATGACTTTACTGCCTTCAAAATAAGATTCAATCAGTTTGTATTGTTTTAAATCGCTTGTAAAAGAAATAAAAGCGCCATTTTGCGTATGGAGATTTACATTACTTTTCATTTTTATTGGCCCTGTTGTCCATAAACCAGCCGGAATTAAAACAACGCCTCCTCCAGATTCAGAACATTTGCTGATTGCATCGTTAATGGCTTTGGTACACAATGCTTCAGTATTTGGAACTGCGCCAAAATCAACAATATTTAAAGTATCATTTTTAAAAGTCGGAATTTGAATTTCGGGCATTTTAAAAGGAATTTTTAAAGATGCCAGATTTTGTCTGTTTTCTGAACTTGTTTTAACCGATGTCACTTTACTATTCGTACAGGAAAACAGAGTACATAATGCCATTCCGATAAGTGCCGTTTTTTTAATTTTTATCATAACCAATTTGTTTTGGGAAACATTATTTTTTGTCTAAAACTTTTTGCAATTCGATACCTGCCATAATGAAAGGGCCAACTGCTTTTGCATCATCATCTCTGATGGGTTCCGAAATATAATATTCAAATGAGCCGTCACGGTCTTTAGGATTTTTTCCGCCTAATCCGGCTACGGCACAGCATTTCGTTATAGAAATAGTTCCGTCAGGGTTTTCTTTGATGAACTCTTTCTGAATTCCGTTAAAACCAATTCTAGCCGACTTCAGAAATTTTTCTCCTACATACCCTTTGTTATACGCTTTTGCGAAAGCATACACAAACATGGCAGAACAGGTTGATTCCAGATAATTTCCAGTTCTTCCTGGCTGATCCATAACCTGCCACCAAACTCCTGTTTTCTTATCCTGAGCTTTTAGAACAGCTCCATAAACTTTTTGCAGAATTTTTATTAAGTCTTTTCGTTTTGGATGATTCTCAGGAACAAAATCTAAAATATCGACCAATGCCATACAGTACCAACCTTGCGCACGTCCCCAAACATGCGAAGAAGTTCCTGTTTTTTTATTCGCCCAAAACTGAACTTTCTTTTCATCATAACCATGAAAGTTTAAACCTGTTTTAGGTTCATAAGTATGTTTCTGAATTAATTCTGCCTGCAAAATGGCATCATCAATCGCTTTCGGATCATTAAAAACTGAACCATATTGTGCCGAAAAAGGATCTGCCATATAAACACCGTCAAGCCACATTTGCCACGGATAACTTTTCTTGTGCCAATAACCACCATCTGAATTTCTTGGATGTCCTTCGAACTGTTTGTGAAGCATGTCCATTGCTATTTTATAGCGCTCGTCTTTGGTTTTAGTATAAATCTCAAAAAGTATTTTGCCTGAATTGATTAAATCCAAACTGTATTTATCGAGTTCGTAACCTCCGCCAATTTTTCCGTCTTTATCAATAAGCTGTTCGGCATACGAAAGTCCGTAATCCCAATATTTCTGTTCTTTGGTATAATCATATAACTGCTGATTGGCAAGCGTTACCAAACCATTGGTATAATTCCATTTTGGAAATTTCACGCCATCCAGATAAACCGGATTTGGAACTCTTTTTTGATCAGAATCTGCCATTTTCTTAGCCCATTCAATCGGTGTTATTTGGGATTGACCAAACGAAACCAGATGAACCAACAAAACGAGAAGGCAATATTTTATTTTATGTGTCATAATTCTTTAATTTTCTTCTACTCTAAACCAATCATAATCCGCACAACTTTTGTTCCCGAGGCAAAAAATCAGTACATAGAAGTATCCCCAACCACAAGGATACTTCCTGAGTACTGAAACCACTTAACTTAATTAACAAAATTTATGGTAACCATCTTGTATCTCCTACTCTATTGGTCACAATTGGAGAATTAGAATCTTTAATCATCAGATTTCCATTTGCCGGATCGACAAATAAATTCTGTGCGCTGACTCCTAATTCGGTTCCCTGTATAGCAGAAGCTCCTAATAGATAATTTGTTGTTGTATAATTATTACCGTATGTAGAAGTTGTATTGGCTCCAATCGCCTGAATCACTTTACCGCAGGCAGAAGCTAACAATACATTTTTGAAGATCAACGTAGATCCGACAGCAGACGGAATATTAATTAATGCTCTGTTATAAGCGTAATCGTAAATCGTAATATTTTGATATTCCAAATGAATTGGATAAGCCGATGTACCGTAATCCCAAAGGTTTTTAAAGTTTCGGTTTTGATCTGTTGTCTGATAATAATCTCTCATAAACGTACAGTTTGAGAAAACCGCTTTTTTCACATTATCAGCTCCGGCAGAACCAAAGGCAAATGTTCCGTAAGGCCCTGTATGTCCTCCAACCTGATCGAATGTGCAATAACTCATATCAAAGTTTCCGATTTCTTTGTATTTACCATTCCCCTGATGTCTCCAGAAACCACGTTTAAAGTAATTGAAAACACAGTTATAGAAAGTAATCTCATCAATTTTCCAGGCTGTTCCACTGTTAAAGAAATAACTCGCATCGATAGTTTGATAGAAACGGATATTCTCAAAAGCAAGAGAAGACAAATAAGAACCTTCGGCAATATTCCAGTTTCCGTTCATTTCAATCTGAGGGCGTTCTCCCTGCGTTCCTCCAGTCAGTTTAAATCCTTTTGAGATAGTAAACGGAGTAATTTTAAACAAGGAACCTGCTTCAAGGAAATATTCTGTTCCTTCCGGAATAGTTGGATCGTCATTATTGGTTCTCAATAAAGCATCTAGATCCATTCCTTTTGCTACAATAATAGTAGAAGCTGAAGGCCCTGCAGAACGGAAAGAAACCTGATTGTATGGTTTATCATAACGTCTAGGCTTAATATTATCGAAAATGTTTAAGTTATATAAAGTATTCTTTTCTAAACCGGTAACTGTTGCTTCTCCTTTAGATATTTCATCCGCAGTTAATTTTCGTCCGATAGCAGGAAGTTCTAATGACTGTGCCGGCTGTACCGAAATACTGTCTACAGGATTTTTAGAAGAAACTGCCCAGGTTACTGTAACATCAGTTT
This portion of the Flavobacterium panacagri genome encodes:
- a CDS encoding pectinesterase family protein encodes the protein MMILNFLATVVFFVNFSLNGNSNEIQYKEKTDDVKSKYDIVVDVNGTGNFKTVQEAFNSVPSLKTTETKIFVKNGIYKEKLELPLDKNNITIIGESKEKVILTYDDYASKSNGAGGTIGTSGSASFVITGNDFKAQNITFENASGPVGQAVAVRIDGDRVIFDNCKFLGFQDTLYPRESNSRQYYKNCYIEGTTDFIFGGSTVIFDQCEIFAKKGGSYITAANTPESNPYGFVFLNCKLTTNSGDSSYFLGRPWRNYARTVFIKCEMGSHIKPLGWHNWGKHEAEKTAFYAEYQSTGKGANTEARVSWSHQLSSEQFKKDYAIKAIFKDWKPN
- a CDS encoding DUF5123 domain-containing protein, whose protein sequence is MKNSKKLIYILSLIGLIVFGEILKSCDNDEFRYKPVEDLFQPKFVLTAPLVKSNSIAVVWYKVNDAASYTIELHLDNYYKSLYKSYTTTDTQILMDDIPYKTQFYIRVRSNHVNGAHNSQWAYTNALTEDRPPFDPILNAVERVNITETDVTVTWAVSSKNPVDSISVQPAQSLELPAIGRKLTADEISKGEATVTGLEKNTLYNLNIFDNIKPRRYDKPYNQVSFRSAGPSASTIIVAKGMDLDALLRTNNDDPTIPEGTEYFLEAGSLFKITPFTISKGFKLTGGTQGERPQIEMNGNWNIAEGSYLSSLAFENIRFYQTIDASYFFNSGTAWKIDEITFYNCVFNYFKRGFWRHQGNGKYKEIGNFDMSYCTFDQVGGHTGPYGTFAFGSAGADNVKKAVFSNCTFMRDYYQTTDQNRNFKNLWDYGTSAYPIHLEYQNITIYDYAYNRALINIPSAVGSTLIFKNVLLASACGKVIQAIGANTTSTYGNNYTTTNYLLGASAIQGTELGVSAQNLFVDPANGNLMIKDSNSPIVTNRVGDTRWLP
- a CDS encoding glycoside hydrolase family 88/105 protein; the encoded protein is MTHKIKYCLLVLLVHLVSFGQSQITPIEWAKKMADSDQKRVPNPVYLDGVKFPKWNYTNGLVTLANQQLYDYTKEQKYWDYGLSYAEQLIDKDGKIGGGYELDKYSLDLINSGKILFEIYTKTKDERYKIAMDMLHKQFEGHPRNSDGGYWHKKSYPWQMWLDGVYMADPFSAQYGSVFNDPKAIDDAILQAELIQKHTYEPKTGLNFHGYDEKKVQFWANKKTGTSSHVWGRAQGWYCMALVDILDFVPENHPKRKDLIKILQKVYGAVLKAQDKKTGVWWQVMDQPGRTGNYLESTCSAMFVYAFAKAYNKGYVGEKFLKSARIGFNGIQKEFIKENPDGTISITKCCAVAGLGGKNPKDRDGSFEYYISEPIRDDDAKAVGPFIMAGIELQKVLDKK
- a CDS encoding alpha/beta hydrolase — encoded protein: MIIIQNRKLKAVFIGVFILLFQKMDAQYLKGITQVRDTSFNNKSAFKKTLKYFPNTALVPEMHFDFVEQKNNIVYQSYGKRKMKLDVFFNKNKKEKQTAIIIIHGGGWRSGSKEQHHQMAQKLASLGYVCFTPEYRLSTEALFPAGVYDIKASIRWVRENASKYNVDPNRIVSLGFSAGGELAVFMGVTGNMPLFEGMTTNSDSKSQINAIVDIDGTLSFVHPESSEGNDEKNISAGTYWFGYSRKENPKLWETASPLSYAGKATPPTLFINSSIPRMHAGRDDFRKILTENGIYSEVHEFENSPHSFCLFNPWFDPTIQYIDTFLTKVFK
- a CDS encoding glycoside hydrolase family 28 protein, with product MIKIKKTALIGMALCTLFSCTNSKVTSVKTSSENRQNLASLKIPFKMPEIQIPTFKNDTLNIVDFGAVPNTEALCTKAINDAISKCSESGGGVVLIPAGLWTTGPIKMKSNVNLHTQNGAFISFTSDLKQYKLIESYFEGSKVISCESPIMGIDLENIAITGEGIFDGNGAKWRPVKIGKMTAGQWDELVKSGGVLSKDGKIWYPSKGAYLGNEEKDKLPKKQTVENMEPYKEALRPVMVNFVNCKKLLLDGVTFQNSPAWNVNPLMCEHLTLRNLTIRNPWYSQNGDGLDLESCRIGSVTNCRFDVGDDAICIKSGKDKEGRDRGKPTEFFVITDCVVYHAHGGFTIGSEMSGGVKNIYAKNLTFNGTDCGLRFKSVRGRGGVVENIWMEDIRMNNIPTDAINFNLYYFGKSLTEDKETGEVAVAKEPVSEETPAFKNMYFKNIYVNGASQAMKIMGIPEMPVANIQFENMIIRADVGIQMNYTSKIDFKGLDLRLDKPGIAVSFSNSQNVNIEGFKSTGENQMFWVGGTATKDITLNSEGKKMVWDKDVKVLEAVKNEVKIN